From the Salinibacter grassmerensis genome, one window contains:
- a CDS encoding YkvA family protein, producing MANTLVEAARRVLRRRFRVVLLIRDAYAHLEANADALAAVWSDLRAALRLLVAWTRRSYREVSTASLVLLVAALLYFITPIDVIPDTLGALGFVDDLAVVRTAVETVRGELDQFRDWEAQQSLPASS from the coding sequence ATGGCAAACACCCTTGTTGAGGCCGCCCGTCGGGTTCTGCGGCGCCGGTTTCGGGTGGTCCTGCTCATCCGGGACGCCTACGCACACCTGGAGGCCAACGCCGACGCCCTCGCGGCCGTATGGAGTGACCTGCGGGCTGCACTCCGCCTTCTCGTGGCCTGGACGCGCCGGTCGTACCGCGAGGTGTCCACGGCGTCCCTCGTGCTTCTGGTGGCCGCCCTCCTGTACTTCATCACCCCCATTGACGTCATTCCCGACACCCTCGGGGCCTTGGGGTTCGTCGACGACCTCGCGGTCGTTCGGACGGCCGTAGAGACCGTTCGGGGCGAGTTGGATCAGTTCCGCGACTGGGAAGCGCAACAATCTCTTCCGGCCTCATCGTAG
- a CDS encoding DUF4292 domain-containing protein — MTSAPPSGSRALLLALTCALLLTGCGSSSPNTAPSLPDAFPDHSVDQIRTQITRGTDTIQGYTAKARVRVRTPAQTQSFNAVVRHRRADSLFMRLSLFGIEGGRLLLTPDSVFFYDTRNTVLRVGPVEAVQKLFPAPVSSDQFFDNMLGVLAPAARPKWSLQSDSTLYYLSDTTDRERYTVDPAHWRVVRYEERSPTGTVRQKRLFSQFRRIEDVLLPARLVFQQPSDDLRAVVTYKEMTLNPSGLSFSLNVPEQVPRRRFQ, encoded by the coding sequence TTGACGTCCGCGCCCCCTTCAGGCTCTCGTGCTCTCCTGCTTGCACTGACCTGTGCCCTTCTTCTCACCGGCTGCGGCAGCTCATCGCCGAACACGGCCCCGAGTCTCCCCGACGCCTTTCCCGACCATTCGGTCGATCAGATTCGGACCCAGATTACACGGGGGACCGACACGATCCAGGGCTACACCGCGAAAGCTCGGGTCAGGGTCCGAACCCCCGCCCAGACCCAGTCCTTCAACGCTGTCGTGCGTCACCGGCGGGCCGACTCCCTGTTCATGCGCCTCAGCCTATTTGGGATCGAAGGGGGACGCCTCCTATTAACGCCCGACAGCGTGTTTTTCTACGACACGCGCAACACTGTGCTGCGCGTGGGGCCGGTAGAGGCCGTTCAGAAGCTCTTCCCCGCTCCGGTATCGTCGGATCAGTTCTTCGACAACATGCTCGGGGTACTCGCCCCGGCCGCCCGCCCCAAGTGGTCGCTGCAGTCCGACAGCACCCTGTACTACCTGTCGGACACCACTGATCGTGAGCGCTACACGGTCGATCCCGCCCACTGGCGCGTCGTCCGGTACGAAGAGCGGTCCCCCACCGGAACCGTCCGTCAGAAACGACTGTTTTCGCAATTCCGACGGATCGAGGACGTGCTGCTGCCTGCCCGCCTGGTCTTTCAACAGCCGTCCGACGACCTCCGGGCCGTGGTGACCTACAAGGAGATGACCCTCAACCCGTCGGGGTTGTCCTTCTCCCTCAACGTGCCCGAGCAGGTCCCCCGTCGGAGATTTCAGTAG
- a CDS encoding ferredoxin, with translation MADTREREINGQTVRIDRTLCIGSGNCVNIAPEIYVIREDNIVDFQDETPDIEQGRLEESAALCPVDALIVEDENGEQIVP, from the coding sequence ATGGCTGACACCCGCGAACGAGAAATCAATGGCCAGACGGTCCGCATCGATCGCACCCTCTGCATTGGATCGGGCAACTGTGTGAACATCGCGCCCGAGATCTACGTGATCCGAGAAGACAACATTGTCGACTTCCAGGACGAAACGCCCGATATTGAACAGGGACGCCTAGAAGAGTCGGCAGCCCTGTGTCCGGTAGACGCACTGATCGTCGAGGACGAGAATGGAGAGCAGATTGTCCCCTAG
- a CDS encoding tetratricopeptide repeat protein: MSGPSADTTDPRAQRLLIRGTTEAQLGDHEEAISHFEAALERVPRSPVLLQALADAYEAQGDRSTALFYARQAQTQGASRPSFGRRLAEVQRAAGDPAAALRTYQQLLNQFPDFNDAYRARASIQAEMGRTKDAIQSYETYLSRTNSPPIDVYRRLLSLYRETDNADGIETTLRALVDRRPNVYAYQRRLGEYYADEGRPQKALALLAPLGRQLPDDDALRRQVQQLARQTGQTIALSARRAQSDSTRSQKTAPDAPLRRARSMYDEARASSPPDTALLRTAAGLLQEVLDRSPGAEAALSLRAQLYRAWGRPEKAGRAMERLLDLDPRTPSRWVRTAKTYQRAHLHAHAAEVAEEGFLLFPGHVALARTAAFSRLRAGDFAEARSHFQDALSLLGDSTGGGEEAVLHAGLSLANSRLGRPQEADDALRKARILAPDSPRVLRLCARSLAHRDERLDQALSLAEQAVEYAPNSPSAHHVLGQVHVRRSEPEAARRHLRIALDTGTPTATLLERLGDVEKALGNDAAAQTYWQRAADRTPDRSSLREKLTVPANS; encoded by the coding sequence ATGAGCGGGCCGTCCGCCGATACCACAGACCCTCGGGCGCAGCGGCTACTCATTCGGGGCACAACCGAGGCGCAGCTGGGCGACCACGAGGAAGCCATCTCGCACTTTGAGGCAGCGCTGGAGCGGGTGCCAAGATCCCCGGTACTTCTCCAGGCCCTCGCCGACGCGTACGAGGCGCAGGGCGACCGCTCCACCGCCCTCTTCTATGCGCGACAGGCGCAGACGCAGGGGGCGTCTCGCCCCTCGTTCGGCCGTCGCCTCGCCGAGGTGCAGCGGGCCGCCGGGGACCCGGCCGCGGCCCTCCGCACCTACCAGCAGCTTCTCAATCAATTCCCCGACTTCAACGACGCGTACCGGGCCCGGGCATCGATTCAAGCGGAGATGGGACGGACAAAAGATGCAATCCAGTCCTACGAAACGTACCTCAGCCGCACCAACTCACCACCGATCGACGTGTACCGTCGGCTGCTCTCTCTCTACCGCGAAACGGACAACGCGGATGGGATCGAAACCACTCTCCGAGCCCTGGTGGACCGACGGCCCAATGTCTACGCATACCAGCGTCGCCTCGGCGAGTACTACGCAGACGAAGGGCGTCCGCAGAAGGCGCTTGCCCTGCTGGCTCCGCTGGGGCGTCAACTCCCCGACGACGACGCCCTTCGGCGGCAGGTGCAACAGCTCGCCCGCCAAACGGGACAAACGATCGCCCTTTCCGCTCGGCGGGCGCAGTCGGACTCGACCCGTTCTCAGAAAACAGCTCCGGATGCCCCGCTGCGCCGGGCCCGATCGATGTACGACGAGGCAAGGGCCTCGTCTCCCCCCGACACCGCACTGCTGCGCACCGCGGCGGGGCTGTTGCAGGAGGTCCTAGACCGATCCCCCGGTGCCGAGGCTGCCCTGTCCCTCCGGGCCCAACTCTACCGGGCGTGGGGCCGCCCCGAGAAGGCAGGCCGGGCGATGGAACGCCTCTTGGATCTGGATCCCCGGACCCCCAGCCGATGGGTGCGGACTGCAAAGACCTATCAGCGGGCGCACCTCCACGCTCACGCCGCCGAAGTGGCCGAAGAAGGATTCTTGCTCTTTCCGGGACACGTGGCCCTTGCCCGAACCGCGGCGTTCTCGCGTCTACGCGCAGGCGATTTCGCCGAGGCCCGTAGCCACTTTCAAGACGCTCTCTCCCTCCTCGGCGACTCCACCGGCGGCGGCGAGGAAGCCGTCCTGCACGCCGGCCTCAGCCTCGCCAATAGCCGTCTTGGGCGGCCCCAGGAGGCGGACGACGCCCTCAGAAAAGCTCGCATCCTCGCTCCCGACTCCCCGAGAGTGCTTCGCCTGTGCGCCCGGAGCCTGGCTCATCGGGACGAACGCCTGGATCAGGCCCTGAGCCTCGCCGAGCAGGCGGTGGAGTACGCCCCGAATTCACCATCGGCGCACCACGTGCTGGGACAGGTGCATGTTCGGCGCAGCGAACCGGAGGCCGCGCGGCGTCACCTGCGCATCGCCCTCGACACCGGGACCCCCACCGCTACGCTGCTGGAGCGGCTCGGCGACGTGGAAAAGGCACTGGGCAACGACGCGGCGGCCCAGACGTACTGGCAACGTGCGGCGGACCGTACCCCTGATCGCTCATCTCTGCGCGAGAAGCTCACGGTTCCGGCAAATTCGTAG
- a CDS encoding CBS domain-containing protein — MGEHNVRRDAEPSKLREFTNHLMRDVRAMELMLQEDMFESGMRRIGAEQELFMVDERGDPAPVIEEVLERNTDERIVTELTRFNVEFNMDPLQFGTDCFREMETSTSELVEKVRDLTQQVGSEIAMTGILPTAHLSDFAMDYMTPRPRYYALNDAISRLRGGAGQYQIRGIDELFVKHDSIMLEGCNTSFQTHFQVSPEEFPRYYNIAQVVAAPCLAAATNSPLLFGKRLWRETRIALFQQAVDTRSTNLYLREMSPRVHFGTDWVDESVMEIFKEDISRFRVLLTTELGEDSLETLEAGGVPDLRALQLHNGTVYRWNRACYGITDGKPHLRIENRVLPSGPTVIDEIANAVFWYGLVAGLAHEYHDVSEHIDFYEARYNFNAAARSGLASQFTWLDGTNRPAHELILDTLIPLAEEGLRTSDIASSDIDRYLGVIQNRVETQQTGAQWQLDSLERMEGVGSRAERLGALTRGMVERQKEGHPVHEWSLATLEEGYTPTGMQETSVEAYMSTDPFTVHEKESIEFVARLMDWQKIRHVLVEDEEHRLVGLVSHRTLLRHMAERTEQPKGGVPVGNIMVEDPISVSPDRPTLEAVELMREHEIGALPVVRENRLVGIITEQDFIQIAGNILDETLGLDGDAEASPASSDSGGVDAAS; from the coding sequence ATGGGTGAACACAACGTACGCCGGGACGCCGAGCCTTCTAAGCTCCGCGAATTTACGAATCACTTGATGCGCGATGTTCGGGCGATGGAGCTCATGCTCCAGGAGGACATGTTCGAGAGCGGGATGCGCCGCATCGGGGCCGAGCAGGAGCTTTTCATGGTGGACGAACGGGGGGACCCGGCGCCCGTCATTGAGGAGGTCCTTGAACGGAACACCGACGAGCGCATCGTTACGGAGCTGACGCGGTTCAATGTGGAATTCAACATGGACCCGCTTCAGTTTGGGACGGACTGTTTCCGAGAGATGGAGACGTCGACGTCTGAGCTGGTCGAAAAGGTGCGCGACCTTACCCAGCAGGTCGGCAGCGAGATTGCCATGACGGGCATCTTGCCCACGGCCCACCTCTCGGACTTCGCGATGGACTACATGACCCCTCGGCCGCGCTACTACGCCCTCAACGATGCCATCTCCCGGTTGCGGGGCGGGGCGGGGCAGTATCAGATTCGAGGCATCGACGAGCTGTTTGTGAAGCACGACTCCATCATGCTGGAGGGGTGCAATACGAGCTTTCAGACGCACTTCCAGGTGTCGCCGGAGGAATTCCCGCGCTACTACAACATTGCCCAGGTGGTGGCGGCCCCGTGCCTCGCCGCGGCCACCAACTCGCCACTGCTCTTCGGCAAGCGGCTCTGGCGCGAAACCCGGATTGCCCTCTTCCAGCAGGCCGTCGACACACGGTCGACCAACCTGTACCTACGAGAGATGAGTCCGCGCGTGCACTTCGGCACGGACTGGGTGGACGAGTCGGTGATGGAGATCTTTAAGGAAGACATCTCTCGCTTCCGGGTGCTCCTGACGACGGAGTTGGGCGAAGACTCGCTGGAGACGTTGGAGGCGGGCGGCGTGCCTGATCTCAGGGCTCTGCAGCTCCACAATGGCACTGTGTATCGCTGGAATCGTGCCTGCTACGGCATCACCGACGGAAAGCCTCACCTCCGGATCGAGAACCGGGTGTTGCCATCCGGGCCGACCGTCATCGATGAGATCGCGAACGCGGTCTTCTGGTACGGGCTCGTGGCGGGACTGGCCCACGAGTACCACGACGTGTCCGAGCACATCGACTTCTACGAGGCCCGCTACAACTTCAACGCGGCGGCCCGGAGCGGTCTGGCCTCCCAGTTTACCTGGCTGGACGGCACCAACCGCCCGGCCCACGAGCTGATTCTCGACACCCTCATCCCGCTGGCCGAGGAGGGCCTTCGGACCTCCGACATCGCATCGTCGGACATCGATCGGTACCTCGGGGTGATCCAGAACCGTGTCGAGACCCAGCAGACCGGAGCGCAGTGGCAACTCGACTCCCTCGAGCGCATGGAGGGGGTCGGGTCGCGGGCCGAGCGCCTCGGGGCGCTCACGCGTGGCATGGTGGAGCGTCAAAAGGAGGGGCATCCGGTCCACGAATGGTCCCTGGCGACCCTGGAAGAAGGGTATACCCCTACGGGCATGCAGGAGACGAGCGTGGAGGCTTACATGAGCACCGATCCCTTCACCGTGCACGAGAAAGAGTCGATCGAGTTTGTGGCGCGGCTCATGGACTGGCAAAAGATCCGCCACGTACTCGTGGAGGACGAAGAGCACCGGCTGGTAGGGCTCGTGAGCCACCGCACCCTCCTCCGTCACATGGCCGAACGGACCGAGCAGCCGAAGGGCGGCGTGCCGGTGGGAAACATCATGGTCGAGGATCCCATCTCGGTGTCCCCGGACCGCCCCACCCTGGAGGCCGTGGAGCTCATGCGCGAGCATGAGATTGGGGCCCTGCCCGTGGTACGAGAAAACCGGCTCGTCGGCATCATTACCGAGCAGGACTTCATTCAGATTGCGGGCAACATCCTCGACGAGACGCTGGGCCTCGACGGCGACGCAGAGGCCAGTCCCGCTTCGTCGGACTCGGGGGGCGTCGACGCCGCCTCGTAG